The following coding sequences are from one Haliotis asinina isolate JCU_RB_2024 chromosome 3, JCU_Hal_asi_v2, whole genome shotgun sequence window:
- the LOC137278076 gene encoding uncharacterized protein, translating into MDFGQKFGQEYGQNSFEFCRECRSSCQEEERCLFTGRGELKCVPAKRYFANEMRLKSKRIPNNVKLEYLESWGPPKEQMCGKHSDRNPRNFTNIPLTDEEIRVYYMLIHAQRNTTIFNREAFSVGQGTSVVVPFFTVECYSKLVFMITADKISITIYVKGGGSKLHPYPSDLTTGLKMDIALLFCPRRNMLSTFVVKFGNHKVTRFDYRKTHADIPPSSIDDFCLRSLRSVALSGGCGVGVSSNLLPFEETKQYMEIWENALNAFLREKRSGNK; encoded by the exons ATGGATTTTGGTCAGAAGTTTGGTCAAGAGTATGGTCAGAATTCATTT GAATTCTGTCGAGAGTGTAGGTCTTCCTGTCAAGAGGAGGAACGGTGTCTCTTCACCGGGAGAGGAGAGTTGAAATGTGTTCCAGCCAAGAGATACTTTGCAAATGAAATGCGCTTAAAATCGAAACGCattcccaataatgtgaaactAGAAT ATTTAGAAAGCTGGGGACCACCAAAAGAACAAATGTGTGGAAAACACAGCGATAGAAATCCACGGaactttaccaatattccattAACTGATGAGGAAATCAGAGTGTATTACATGTTGATACATGCGCAACGAAACACAACAATTTTCAACCGCGAGGCTTTCTCTGTGGGTCAAGGAACAAGCGTAGTTGTTCCATTTTTCACGGTGGAATGCTACTCCAAGTTGGTCTTCATGATAACTGCGGACAAAATCAGCATTACGATATATGTAAAGGGAGGTGGGTCAAAGCTTCATCCCTATCCATCTGACCTGACCACAGGACTGAAGATGGACATAGCTCTTTTGTTTTGCCCCAGGAGGAACATGCTGTCGACCTTCGTTGTCAAATTTGGGAATCACAAGGTCACGAGATTTGACTATCGAAAGACCCATGCTGACATCCCTCCTTCCTCCATAGATGACTTCTGCCTACGGTCCCTCAGAAGCGTTGCACTGAGTGGCGGATGTGGAGTTGGCGTTTCTTCAAACCTTCTACCCTTTGAAGAAACAAAGCAGTATATGGAGATTTGGGAAAATGCCTTAAATGCCTTTCTTCGTGAGAAAAGATCCGGAAACAAATGA
- the LOC137278075 gene encoding uncharacterized protein gives MLLRILTLAWWAVAVSAHGRMIEPPHRGSLWRIGYNVAKNYDDNALNCGGYQVQWLLNAGRCGHCGDSFRGPREHERGGKYASDIIPRKYISGQVIDVTIDITANHGGYFQFYLCPRSRLSEMCFREHPLYVVGEGYKHKLRTLKSPILEKIQIKLPDGLSCDHCVLQWRWNCAQSYGMDWETGMYCKGCGQQEQFWNCADVAIEPSLLIRPPSFKKRRKPLLRPIGLIDNPVPGIMHVPSLKMEQFLPPAPPAVFQQTTGECRGSSTYGIALDAWCSLHCPLGFCPPTHCVCT, from the exons ATGCTGTTGCGGATTCTGACGTTGGCGTGGTGGGCCGTTGCGGTCAGTGCCCATGGCCGTATGATCGAACCACCTCACAGAGGCAGTCTCTGGAGAATTGGTTACAACGTTGCCAaaaactacgatgacaacgcgctTAACTGTGGTGGCTATCAG GTCCAGTGGTTGCTGAACGCTGGACGATGCGGTCACTGCGGTGACTCCTTCAGAGGTCCACGTGAACACGAACGCGGAGGAAAATACGCAAGTGACATCATACCCAGAAAGTACATTTCCGGTCAGGTGATAGACGTTACAATTGACATTACAGCCAATCATGGCGGCTACTTTCAGTTCTACCTGTGTCCACGGTCTCGACTGTCGGAAATGTGTTTCCGAGAACACCCTCTGTATGTGGTAGGGGAGGGTTACAAACATAAGCTGAGGACACTGAAGTCCCCCATTCTCGAGAAGATCCAGATAAAGCTACCAGACGGGTTAAGCTGCGACCATTGTGTCCTTCAGTGGCGATGGAACTGTG CCCAGAGCTACGGCATGGACTGGGAGACAGGCATGTACTGTAAAGGGTGTGGACAACAAGAGCAGTTCTGGAACTGTGCTGATGTAGCTATAGAACCATCACTCCTGATCCGTCCTCCTTCCTTCAAGAAAAGACGAAAGCCGCTGCTCCGTCCCATCGGTCTCATAGACAACCCAGTCCCAGGGATCATGCACGTGCCGTCACTGAAGATGGAGCAATTCCTTCCGCCTGCGCCACCAGCCGTGTTCCAGCAGACGACAGGAGAGTGTCGAGGTTCCTCCACCTACGGTATAGCCCTGGATGCTTGGTGCAGTCTGCACTGTCCTCTAGGCTTCTGCCCACCTACACACTGTGTTTGTACGTGA
- the LOC137276866 gene encoding leucine-rich repeats and immunoglobulin-like domains protein sma-10 isoform X2 produces MLNLFILLALVLGVATGLIMPGPCPVPNPCFCGTVIHCDSRSLTLLPTFTSSPRHFAIFDLSYNHLDYIPARAFAGVNMTTLDLTGNPLILNMDEDAFLGQEDILQQLIVADTSITSLPSSLGKLRRLTRLNVGNTCIATIDGSLFAAIGYPLQYLDLHNSKLIQWPNAINKLRYLKSLDLSGNVINTVPKEALDVFATSLEVLGLNGCGLTTFPDAVGKLSSLRELYLGNNHLGGIPHAIFYYRIRQTLQILDLSNTDLTDIPDEIKHTRALTTLYLSNNPIVAPNSTGVFTGIGHTLTNLFFDHCQLHTIPPALARLTNLKLLNLTYNNLEILENYAFSHLPSVETLVLNNNPIVNIKHAAFNGMTSLQRLYLSDCGLRFFPGASLLGLPSLYKVDLSNNNITILEETSVPVLKDLKRLSLSGNKFTNMSLVSFTGLTTLDMLYLNDCGFTTVPKAIEYTPSVRYVELYKNSIPCDCSLKWIWSWKLAHGLIPHIQGLCQGTKSDDLDMFIRYQLKLCP; encoded by the coding sequence ATGCTGAATCTGTTCATCCTGTTGGCGCTTGTCCTGGGGGTCGCGACTGGGCTCATCATGCCTGGTCCGTGTCCTGTCCCAAACCCCTGTTTCTGTGGCACGGTCATCCATTGTGACAGCCGCTCCCTCACTCTTCTCCCTACATTTACCTCATCACCCCGACACTTCGCCATATTCGACCTGTCCTACAACCACCTCGACTACATCCCAGCACGGGCCTTCGCTGGCGTCAACATGACAACGCTAGACCTCACAGGCAACCCTCTCATTCTTAACATGGATGAAGATGCATTCCTGGGCCAGGAAGACATTCTGCAGCAGTTGATAGTGGCGGACACATCTATTACGTCACTTCCGTCCTCGCTGGGAAAACTCAGACGGTTGACGAGACTTAATGTAGGAAATACCTGTATTGCGACAATTGATGGTTCATTATTTGCTGCCATTGGCTATCCTTTACAATATTTGGACCTCCATAACTCTAAGCTAATACAATGGCCGAATGCTATCAATAAGCTGAGATACCTAAAGTCCTTGGACTTGTCGGGTAACGTAATCAATACAGTTCCGAAGGAAGCTCTTGATGTCTTCGCGACATCGCTTGAAGTGCTTGGTCTGAATGGCTGTGGTCTAACTACCTTCCCCGATGCTGTAGGGAAACTTTCAAGTCTCCGTGAGCTGTATCTCGGCAACAACCACCTTGGTGGCATCCCGCACGCCATCTTCTACTACAGAATCAGACAAACACTTCAGATCTTAGACCTCTCAAACACCGACCTGACCGACATCCCAGATGAAATCAAACACACCCGTGCCCTTACTACCCTCTATCTCAGCAACAACCCGATCGTCGCACCCAACTCCACCGGCGTCTTCACCGGCATCGGTCACACCCTTACAAACCTCTTCTTCGACCATTGCCAACTCCACACGATCCCACCTGCGTTAGCACGACTAACTAATCTAAAGCTGCTGAATCTAACTTACAATAACCTAGAAATCCTTGAAAACTACGCCTTCAGTCATTTACCATCAGTCGAAACCCTTGTCCTCAACAACAACCCTATTGTCAACATTAAACACGCGGCTTTTAATGGAATGACCAGTTTACAACGCCTCTACCTCTCCGACTGTGGTCTCCGCTTCTTCCCCGGGGCATCTTTACTGGGCCTCCCATCCTTGTACAAGGTGGATCTCTCCAACAATAACATTACCATCTTGGAGGAGACCAGCGTCCCTGTTCTCAAGGATCTCAAGCGCCTATCTCTCTCGGGCAACAAGTTTACCAACATGTCTCTCGTCTCCTTCACTGGCCTCACGACTCTCGACATGCTCTACCTCAACGACTGCGGCTTCACCACGGTGCCCAAAGCTATAGAGTACACCCCCAGTGTCCGCTACGTGGAACTCTACAAGAACTCCATTCCGTGTGACTGTAGCCTCAAGTGGATCTGGAGCTGGAAACTGGCCCATGGACTTATACCACACATCCAGGGATTATGCCAAGGAACCAAGTCAGACGATTTAGATATGTTCATACGCTACCAGCTGAAACTCTGCCCTTAA
- the LOC137276866 gene encoding leucine-rich repeats and immunoglobulin-like domains protein sma-10 isoform X1, translating to MKMLNLFILLALVLGVATGLIMPGPCPVPNPCFCGTVIHCDSRSLTLLPTFTSSPRHFAIFDLSYNHLDYIPARAFAGVNMTTLDLTGNPLILNMDEDAFLGQEDILQQLIVADTSITSLPSSLGKLRRLTRLNVGNTCIATIDGSLFAAIGYPLQYLDLHNSKLIQWPNAINKLRYLKSLDLSGNVINTVPKEALDVFATSLEVLGLNGCGLTTFPDAVGKLSSLRELYLGNNHLGGIPHAIFYYRIRQTLQILDLSNTDLTDIPDEIKHTRALTTLYLSNNPIVAPNSTGVFTGIGHTLTNLFFDHCQLHTIPPALARLTNLKLLNLTYNNLEILENYAFSHLPSVETLVLNNNPIVNIKHAAFNGMTSLQRLYLSDCGLRFFPGASLLGLPSLYKVDLSNNNITILEETSVPVLKDLKRLSLSGNKFTNMSLVSFTGLTTLDMLYLNDCGFTTVPKAIEYTPSVRYVELYKNSIPCDCSLKWIWSWKLAHGLIPHIQGLCQGTKSDDLDMFIRYQLKLCP from the coding sequence ATGCTGAATCTGTTCATCCTGTTGGCGCTTGTCCTGGGGGTCGCGACTGGGCTCATCATGCCTGGTCCGTGTCCTGTCCCAAACCCCTGTTTCTGTGGCACGGTCATCCATTGTGACAGCCGCTCCCTCACTCTTCTCCCTACATTTACCTCATCACCCCGACACTTCGCCATATTCGACCTGTCCTACAACCACCTCGACTACATCCCAGCACGGGCCTTCGCTGGCGTCAACATGACAACGCTAGACCTCACAGGCAACCCTCTCATTCTTAACATGGATGAAGATGCATTCCTGGGCCAGGAAGACATTCTGCAGCAGTTGATAGTGGCGGACACATCTATTACGTCACTTCCGTCCTCGCTGGGAAAACTCAGACGGTTGACGAGACTTAATGTAGGAAATACCTGTATTGCGACAATTGATGGTTCATTATTTGCTGCCATTGGCTATCCTTTACAATATTTGGACCTCCATAACTCTAAGCTAATACAATGGCCGAATGCTATCAATAAGCTGAGATACCTAAAGTCCTTGGACTTGTCGGGTAACGTAATCAATACAGTTCCGAAGGAAGCTCTTGATGTCTTCGCGACATCGCTTGAAGTGCTTGGTCTGAATGGCTGTGGTCTAACTACCTTCCCCGATGCTGTAGGGAAACTTTCAAGTCTCCGTGAGCTGTATCTCGGCAACAACCACCTTGGTGGCATCCCGCACGCCATCTTCTACTACAGAATCAGACAAACACTTCAGATCTTAGACCTCTCAAACACCGACCTGACCGACATCCCAGATGAAATCAAACACACCCGTGCCCTTACTACCCTCTATCTCAGCAACAACCCGATCGTCGCACCCAACTCCACCGGCGTCTTCACCGGCATCGGTCACACCCTTACAAACCTCTTCTTCGACCATTGCCAACTCCACACGATCCCACCTGCGTTAGCACGACTAACTAATCTAAAGCTGCTGAATCTAACTTACAATAACCTAGAAATCCTTGAAAACTACGCCTTCAGTCATTTACCATCAGTCGAAACCCTTGTCCTCAACAACAACCCTATTGTCAACATTAAACACGCGGCTTTTAATGGAATGACCAGTTTACAACGCCTCTACCTCTCCGACTGTGGTCTCCGCTTCTTCCCCGGGGCATCTTTACTGGGCCTCCCATCCTTGTACAAGGTGGATCTCTCCAACAATAACATTACCATCTTGGAGGAGACCAGCGTCCCTGTTCTCAAGGATCTCAAGCGCCTATCTCTCTCGGGCAACAAGTTTACCAACATGTCTCTCGTCTCCTTCACTGGCCTCACGACTCTCGACATGCTCTACCTCAACGACTGCGGCTTCACCACGGTGCCCAAAGCTATAGAGTACACCCCCAGTGTCCGCTACGTGGAACTCTACAAGAACTCCATTCCGTGTGACTGTAGCCTCAAGTGGATCTGGAGCTGGAAACTGGCCCATGGACTTATACCACACATCCAGGGATTATGCCAAGGAACCAAGTCAGACGATTTAGATATGTTCATACGCTACCAGCTGAAACTCTGCCCTTAA